The Amblyomma americanum isolate KBUSLIRL-KWMA chromosome 5, ASM5285725v1, whole genome shotgun sequence genome window below encodes:
- the LOC144135183 gene encoding uncharacterized protein LOC144135183 isoform X1, whose amino-acid sequence MTTKMRVPTCLLGLLILTPGIPKTTAKIDTEGLKALFNKKVIMYTLCSGNRTDALPCKVDTQTRPCDQVLGRCCDLECYCYSWKNPCKSRLSTSPLPAATPVLNSSVVDTARAYSENMRSCVTSCWQKCMKNSCESSNGRPACSRQCTNRCVDECRKYPNPIGPK is encoded by the exons ATGACGACCAAGATGAGGGTTCCCACATGTTTGCTGG GTCTTCTAATCTTAACACCTGGAATTCCCAAAACTACAGCTAAGATTGATACTGAAGGGCTCAAGGCGCTATTCAATAAAAAG GTCATTATGTACACTCTCTGTTCGGGAAATCGCACTGATGCTTTGCCGTGCAAG GTGGACACGCAAACGCGGCCATGTGACCAAGTTTTGGGAAGGTGCTGTGATTTAGAGTGCTACTGTTATTCCTGGAAGAACCCCTGCAAGAGCCGGCTTTCTACATCGCCTCTCCCGGCAGCGACACCCGTGCTGAATTCCAGCGTAGTGGACACGGCGAGGGCGTATTCAGAAAATATGAGGAGCTGTGTAACCTCCTGCTGGCAGAAATGCATGAAAAATAGTTGCGAGTCTTCAAATGGCCGCCCCGCCTGCTCGCGTCAGTGCACCAACCGTTGTGTCGATGAGTGCCGCAAATATCCAAACCCAATAGGTCCTAAATGA
- the LOC144135183 gene encoding uncharacterized protein LOC144135183 isoform X2, which produces MTTKMRVPTCLLGLLILTPGIPKTTAKIDTEGLKALFNKKVDTQTRPCDQVLGRCCDLECYCYSWKNPCKSRLSTSPLPAATPVLNSSVVDTARAYSENMRSCVTSCWQKCMKNSCESSNGRPACSRQCTNRCVDECRKYPNPIGPK; this is translated from the exons ATGACGACCAAGATGAGGGTTCCCACATGTTTGCTGG GTCTTCTAATCTTAACACCTGGAATTCCCAAAACTACAGCTAAGATTGATACTGAAGGGCTCAAGGCGCTATTCAATAAAAAG GTGGACACGCAAACGCGGCCATGTGACCAAGTTTTGGGAAGGTGCTGTGATTTAGAGTGCTACTGTTATTCCTGGAAGAACCCCTGCAAGAGCCGGCTTTCTACATCGCCTCTCCCGGCAGCGACACCCGTGCTGAATTCCAGCGTAGTGGACACGGCGAGGGCGTATTCAGAAAATATGAGGAGCTGTGTAACCTCCTGCTGGCAGAAATGCATGAAAAATAGTTGCGAGTCTTCAAATGGCCGCCCCGCCTGCTCGCGTCAGTGCACCAACCGTTGTGTCGATGAGTGCCGCAAATATCCAAACCCAATAGGTCCTAAATGA